In the genome of Coraliomargarita sinensis, one region contains:
- a CDS encoding sulfatase family protein, translating into MSKCTRIGLILVGATICSILYGADASSGDITEGPNILVVLSDDQSWPHAGAYGTDWLSTPHFDTLAREGVLFNNAFVSAPSCAPSRASILAGRHFYQMEEGGIHGGFIPAKFPLYTHLLEASGYRVGYTGKSCGPFWENDEVGQQKDPYGRKFNQHRISRDKDDIHSWNNIDYAANFREFLSQHPDRPFHFTFSSWEPHRPYRNGAAEAHGLDPARLDIPSSLPDATVVRRDFNEYAYEIDELDRDIGRFISILKEHDLYKNTIIVVTSDNGMPFPHAKMQSYEYGHHVPFVISWPAGIEAGAATDALVSVPEVAAFFLEAAGCDVPSGMMATTLPNILNLDGFTQNPVNPFVVWGKEKHNPAREWNRSYPIRALRTDEFLLVKNYEPERWPAGPPPHYKDFMWRDSALAMAHILENRKEPGIQPFFDRYTRKRPALELFDLRRDVACLHNLAQQDNYRELAKRLEVKLDAKLIADGDPRAFGNGELFESTPSLFSNPKDPDSGEPIFENFPASREPVPGLRTFRD; encoded by the coding sequence ATGTCAAAATGTACAAGGATCGGTCTCATACTCGTAGGGGCTACGATCTGTAGTATTCTCTATGGAGCCGACGCATCCTCCGGGGACATTACGGAGGGACCGAATATTCTGGTTGTCTTGAGTGACGATCAGTCCTGGCCTCACGCAGGAGCTTACGGCACGGATTGGTTGAGCACCCCGCACTTCGATACCCTGGCCCGTGAAGGGGTTCTCTTTAACAATGCTTTCGTCTCGGCCCCGTCCTGCGCGCCGAGTCGGGCCTCGATTCTGGCGGGCCGGCATTTTTATCAGATGGAGGAGGGCGGCATTCACGGTGGCTTCATTCCGGCAAAGTTTCCGCTCTATACTCACCTGCTTGAAGCGTCGGGCTACCGCGTCGGCTACACAGGTAAATCCTGCGGCCCGTTCTGGGAGAACGACGAGGTCGGCCAGCAGAAGGACCCCTACGGGCGGAAATTCAACCAGCATCGGATTTCCCGGGACAAGGACGACATTCACTCCTGGAACAATATCGATTACGCGGCGAACTTCCGCGAATTCCTCAGTCAGCATCCGGACCGCCCTTTTCACTTCACCTTCAGCTCCTGGGAGCCGCACCGGCCCTACCGCAACGGCGCGGCCGAAGCGCACGGTTTGGATCCTGCCAGACTCGATATTCCGTCATCATTGCCCGACGCGACGGTGGTACGCAGGGATTTCAACGAGTACGCCTACGAGATCGATGAACTGGACCGTGACATCGGCCGCTTCATTTCAATCCTCAAGGAGCACGACTTATACAAAAATACCATCATCGTCGTCACTTCCGACAACGGCATGCCTTTTCCCCATGCCAAGATGCAGTCCTACGAATACGGCCACCATGTGCCCTTTGTGATTTCCTGGCCCGCTGGTATCGAAGCGGGGGCTGCTACGGACGCACTTGTCTCCGTGCCCGAAGTGGCCGCTTTCTTTCTAGAGGCCGCCGGTTGTGACGTGCCGTCCGGCATGATGGCGACGACGCTGCCCAATATTCTGAATCTCGACGGGTTCACCCAAAATCCGGTTAACCCTTTCGTGGTCTGGGGCAAGGAAAAGCACAATCCGGCCCGCGAGTGGAACCGGAGCTACCCGATCCGCGCCCTTCGCACTGATGAATTTCTCCTGGTCAAAAATTACGAGCCGGAGCGTTGGCCTGCGGGCCCGCCACCACACTACAAGGACTTCATGTGGCGCGACAGTGCACTCGCCATGGCGCACATTCTCGAAAATCGGAAGGAACCGGGCATTCAACCCTTTTTCGACCGCTACACCCGTAAGCGTCCCGCGCTGGAGCTGTTCGATCTACGCCGTGATGTTGCCTGCCTGCATAACCTGGCGCAGCAGGACAACTACCGTGAACTGGCCAAACGGCTTGAAGTCAAACTCGATGCCAAGCTGATCGCCGATGGTGATCCCCGTGCCTTTGGTAATGGGGAGCTCTTTGAATCCACGCCCTCGCTATTCTCCAATCCCAAAGACCCCGATAGCGGAGAGCCGATTTTTGAAAACTTTCCGGCTTCCCGTGAGCCAGTGCCCGGGTTGAGGACTTTCAGGGACTAG
- a CDS encoding EVE domain-containing protein: protein MQYWLMKSEPDVFSFGDLKACKNQTEPWDGIRNYQARNFMRDDMKIGDQILFYHSNTKPPGVAGIAEVASKPYPDFTAFDKKSNYYDPKSDPDNPRWMLVDVKFKADLKRYVPLDEIKTIPECSEMRLIQRGNRLSITPVTKAEFQAIKKAGMRKS from the coding sequence ATGCAATATTGGTTAATGAAATCCGAGCCGGATGTCTTCTCTTTTGGAGACCTCAAGGCCTGTAAAAATCAAACTGAGCCCTGGGACGGTATTCGCAACTATCAGGCGCGCAACTTCATGCGTGACGATATGAAAATAGGGGACCAGATCCTCTTCTACCATTCCAACACCAAGCCGCCCGGTGTGGCCGGGATCGCGGAGGTGGCCAGCAAACCTTATCCGGACTTCACCGCTTTTGATAAGAAGTCGAACTACTACGATCCGAAGAGCGACCCGGACAACCCCCGCTGGATGCTGGTCGACGTCAAATTCAAGGCCGACCTCAAGCGCTATGTGCCGCTGGATGAAATCAAGACCATCCCCGAGTGCTCGGAAATGCGCCTCATTCAACGCGGCAACCGTCTTTCTATCACACCGGTGACCAAAGCCGAGTTCCAGGCGATTAAAAAGGCTGGCATGCGGAAGAGCTAA
- a CDS encoding ParB/RepB/Spo0J family partition protein has protein sequence MSSSKSRLGRGLGGLISGAGNNAEKSQSAPPKKAAKTAAKKVATKKSAVTPAEAKSLPNVPGYSEINLKDIVANPYQPRREINPQHIEELAKSIVAEGLIQPIVVRQKQKKYELIAGERRFRAYQQLKRDTIPARIIEASDASSATLALIENLQRENLNPIDEALGYASLVRDFDLTQEAASERVGKSRAAVANALRLLTLSSEIQGFLSRRLISTGHAKVLLGLESEEHRRLLARRIIETGMSVREAELQVRRLKETGGGSKSGKSRKVPEAESTAIRDLEKRMGDHFNTRVALQHSPKKGKITIEYYGNDDLDRILEKLGLQ, from the coding sequence ATGTCTAGTTCAAAATCCCGACTCGGTCGTGGCCTCGGCGGGCTGATTTCCGGCGCTGGCAACAACGCAGAAAAATCACAGTCCGCTCCCCCAAAGAAAGCAGCCAAAACGGCGGCTAAGAAGGTGGCGACCAAGAAGTCCGCCGTGACACCTGCTGAGGCGAAATCCCTGCCCAATGTGCCCGGCTACTCCGAGATCAACCTCAAGGATATTGTCGCCAATCCTTACCAGCCACGCCGGGAGATCAACCCTCAGCACATCGAGGAACTGGCCAAGAGTATCGTAGCGGAGGGCCTGATTCAACCGATCGTCGTCCGGCAAAAGCAGAAGAAATATGAACTGATCGCCGGCGAGCGCCGTTTCCGTGCCTACCAGCAACTGAAGCGCGATACGATTCCGGCACGGATTATCGAGGCGAGTGACGCCTCCTCCGCGACCTTGGCTCTGATTGAGAATCTTCAGCGTGAGAACTTGAATCCCATCGACGAAGCGCTCGGCTACGCAAGCTTGGTGCGCGACTTTGACCTCACGCAGGAAGCCGCGTCCGAGCGGGTCGGAAAAAGTCGTGCCGCCGTAGCCAATGCTCTGCGCTTACTCACACTGAGTTCCGAGATCCAGGGCTTTCTCAGTCGGCGGCTCATTTCCACTGGTCATGCAAAGGTGCTTCTTGGCTTGGAGAGTGAGGAGCACCGCAGGCTGCTCGCGCGGCGCATCATCGAGACCGGCATGAGCGTGCGGGAAGCTGAACTACAAGTGCGGCGTCTCAAAGAAACCGGTGGCGGTTCCAAGAGCGGTAAATCGCGCAAGGTGCCCGAAGCCGAGAGCACCGCGATCCGTGACCTTGAAAAGCGCATGGGCGATCACTTCAATACGCGAGTCGCACTGCAGCACTCCCCGAAGAAAGGTAAGATCACTATCGAATACTACGGTAACGACGACCTCGACCGCATTCTCGAAAAACTGGGGCTCCAGTGA
- a CDS encoding LysM peptidoglycan-binding domain-containing protein: MMRRLYFAMSLSLGALVTSPSLFAQSDSLRVTVANLSQDVSQMEQQVKTLRLEIEQMHRLNKQLRAQLAAATSSNQTNAQISSLSTAIDAVRREYKAADASQKEQILAEMNRQMEVLAKETQKAVNTVAEAVGSEPQVSTPVHFSSDYPKTGITYTVRSGDTLSKIAREHGSNIKHIQNANKIVNPARDLQVGQTIFIPIAQ; the protein is encoded by the coding sequence ATGATGCGTAGATTGTATTTTGCCATGTCTCTAAGCTTGGGTGCTTTAGTGACGTCACCGTCGCTGTTCGCCCAGTCTGACAGCCTGCGGGTCACCGTAGCCAACCTCAGTCAGGACGTGAGCCAAATGGAGCAGCAAGTTAAGACACTGCGGCTTGAGATTGAGCAGATGCATCGACTCAATAAGCAATTGCGCGCTCAGTTGGCAGCAGCCACCTCTAGCAACCAGACGAACGCTCAGATTTCAAGTTTGAGCACTGCAATTGACGCAGTCCGCCGGGAATACAAGGCGGCCGATGCCAGCCAAAAGGAGCAGATCCTCGCCGAAATGAACCGGCAAATGGAAGTTCTTGCCAAAGAGACCCAAAAGGCCGTCAATACGGTCGCCGAAGCGGTGGGCAGCGAGCCACAGGTATCAACTCCCGTTCACTTTTCCAGCGACTATCCCAAAACGGGAATCACTTATACCGTGCGAAGCGGAGATACTCTGAGTAAGATTGCCCGCGAGCATGGTTCGAATATCAAACACATCCAGAATGCGAACAAGATTGTCAATCCGGCCCGCGACCTTCAAGTGGGACAGACTATTTTCATCCCGATCGCACAGTAA
- a CDS encoding tetratricopeptide repeat protein has product MAGFRSKIFTYLAALLIAGTLAGQSTPTTANPEELGDQSLNEQVIKLVGENEFLQARPFLLEMKKRMEEQDNKENMEAIAFFLASAHLQEYQETEKEESLQNAVKAFEEYIEKYPSGPRKIIALLNLGDAYSDLKQYGKAITTYTQIYNNPRTSGSVRNDIRRVIAKTYLKTDKPEAGMPYFMEAYEQAILDEEAKAEAATWLLQAYLSKGDIDAILPYFNDLTGKKAALYNPKFNVTLIKAGDQLFESGNYDFAILFYAIVKKKQDIVAFYEQAVQQLKTALDYKAPGSEEAISIEKRLREAEANLKAVKGIRDYDADVRWRSARVLLESERTWEALWSFYNLMLDYPEHEQAEEFLFLAFSQAREVKDDFMLEKLAKDYLGRDEYKKYQGQITLDLASYYQEQGQEQEFYDLATRYLDEGPEQDEVGAQLANLLAIFLLEKERYAELSERMERYSKAYSNLDATQESARYWRSLGLTIAADYNRALESFNEFIDEYGGSSMFSEDAYYRRAICVYGAQNAQEAYSLFADFVERYPNSKRRGEAELYLGDIMREKNDMDSALEHYKKVEDFTDNLTFITKATFAISEVYEMKQNDEEAVKALVSYIDRYGDDAELGEAYLRLGRFEERQGRIAERFKYNSLGLQATANDPTRYAADQILLEYVKDYPIYVTNYEAAIDLIESLLDDAAYRDSIIKDRAAQYKFFQSDEGQKVDPNLTQKIVRDRDFRKKLTANPENILSGLRSDYNEKLDQLAPYKPELIFSKLLAEATGSTTVLELRIAMGREKLTDSDMLFPFTEEQVKSASPAVMLWRAKKLMTMNPAQANALLEVSLEKHPYAPNRYETMLTMAEIAKGQAEGNPSKENWENALSHYERVIERFGMRAENGTPFLAKGEILIKLEREEEALKVLSDILRNPEWRGRPQAEAHLHLGVAYYNMQSYAQAHGFFERLMLGFAGFRDEVALAYYWDLKTLESMNESESVNQLLSEVRTRDDLKDTKGYRLIEENYAL; this is encoded by the coding sequence ATGGCTGGTTTTCGCAGCAAAATTTTTACATACCTCGCCGCTCTTCTCATTGCCGGAACTCTGGCCGGTCAAAGTACGCCAACGACCGCGAACCCAGAAGAGCTCGGCGACCAGTCCCTCAACGAGCAAGTCATCAAGCTGGTGGGGGAAAACGAGTTTCTCCAGGCCCGCCCCTTCCTTCTTGAGATGAAGAAGCGGATGGAGGAGCAGGACAACAAGGAGAACATGGAAGCGATCGCTTTCTTTTTAGCCTCAGCCCACCTGCAGGAGTATCAGGAGACGGAGAAAGAGGAATCTTTGCAAAATGCGGTCAAAGCTTTCGAAGAATACATCGAGAAATACCCCAGCGGGCCGAGAAAAATCATCGCCCTGCTTAATCTCGGCGACGCTTATTCGGACCTGAAGCAATATGGCAAAGCAATTACCACCTACACCCAGATCTACAACAATCCCAGAACGAGTGGCTCCGTACGGAACGATATCAGACGCGTCATCGCAAAAACATATCTGAAAACAGACAAGCCGGAAGCGGGTATGCCCTACTTCATGGAAGCTTATGAACAAGCCATTCTGGACGAAGAGGCCAAAGCCGAAGCCGCCACATGGCTGCTGCAGGCCTACCTCTCGAAAGGCGACATCGACGCGATCCTGCCCTACTTCAATGATCTGACCGGTAAAAAGGCAGCTCTCTACAACCCGAAATTCAACGTTACCCTGATCAAAGCCGGGGACCAGCTCTTCGAGAGTGGGAATTACGACTTTGCGATTCTCTTCTACGCGATTGTTAAGAAGAAACAGGATATCGTCGCCTTTTATGAGCAAGCCGTTCAGCAGTTGAAGACTGCGCTTGATTACAAAGCCCCCGGTTCAGAGGAAGCCATATCCATTGAAAAACGCCTCCGGGAAGCCGAAGCCAACCTTAAGGCGGTTAAAGGTATTCGAGATTACGATGCAGACGTCAGGTGGCGCTCCGCTCGTGTGTTGCTCGAATCGGAGCGCACATGGGAAGCCCTCTGGTCCTTCTACAACCTCATGCTCGACTATCCCGAGCACGAGCAGGCGGAAGAATTCCTCTTCTTGGCATTCAGCCAGGCACGCGAGGTCAAAGACGACTTCATGCTGGAAAAGCTGGCGAAAGACTACCTCGGTCGTGACGAGTATAAAAAATACCAAGGACAAATCACCCTCGACCTCGCCAGCTACTATCAGGAACAGGGCCAGGAACAAGAGTTCTACGATCTCGCAACCAGGTATCTGGACGAAGGTCCCGAACAAGACGAAGTTGGCGCGCAACTGGCCAACCTTCTCGCTATTTTCCTATTGGAGAAAGAGCGCTACGCCGAGCTCTCCGAACGAATGGAGCGTTACAGCAAAGCCTACTCAAACCTGGATGCAACTCAGGAGTCGGCCAGATACTGGCGCTCCCTGGGGCTGACAATTGCAGCTGATTACAATCGTGCCTTGGAAAGCTTCAATGAGTTCATCGATGAATATGGTGGCAGCAGCATGTTCTCAGAGGATGCTTACTATCGCCGTGCAATCTGCGTTTATGGCGCCCAAAACGCTCAAGAGGCTTACAGCCTGTTCGCAGATTTCGTCGAGCGCTATCCGAACAGCAAGCGCCGAGGTGAAGCCGAACTGTACCTCGGCGATATCATGCGTGAGAAGAACGACATGGATAGTGCACTCGAGCACTACAAGAAAGTGGAAGACTTCACAGACAATCTTACTTTCATCACAAAGGCGACCTTCGCGATATCCGAGGTCTATGAAATGAAGCAAAACGACGAGGAAGCCGTCAAGGCGCTGGTTTCCTATATCGACCGCTACGGTGATGACGCCGAACTGGGGGAAGCTTATCTGCGCCTCGGAAGATTCGAAGAGCGGCAGGGACGTATTGCCGAACGCTTCAAATACAACTCGCTCGGCCTGCAAGCCACGGCTAACGATCCCACGCGATATGCCGCCGATCAGATTTTACTGGAGTATGTCAAAGACTACCCGATTTACGTCACGAACTATGAGGCCGCCATCGATCTGATCGAATCCCTTCTGGATGATGCCGCTTATCGCGACAGCATCATCAAGGACCGTGCCGCTCAGTACAAATTCTTCCAATCTGATGAGGGGCAGAAAGTGGACCCCAACCTGACGCAGAAAATCGTACGCGACCGGGACTTCCGCAAGAAGCTGACAGCGAATCCGGAAAATATCCTCAGCGGGCTTCGTTCCGACTACAACGAAAAGCTGGATCAGCTCGCACCCTACAAACCGGAGCTGATTTTCTCCAAGCTACTCGCCGAGGCCACTGGTTCGACGACAGTTCTTGAACTTCGAATCGCCATGGGGCGGGAAAAACTCACCGACTCAGACATGCTCTTCCCTTTTACGGAAGAACAAGTCAAGAGTGCCTCTCCGGCTGTCATGTTGTGGCGTGCAAAGAAGCTAATGACGATGAATCCGGCTCAGGCAAATGCTCTACTTGAGGTTTCGCTCGAAAAGCACCCTTACGCTCCCAATCGCTATGAGACCATGCTGACGATGGCCGAAATCGCCAAGGGCCAGGCAGAAGGCAATCCGTCCAAAGAAAACTGGGAAAATGCATTGTCTCACTACGAGCGTGTCATTGAGCGCTTTGGAATGCGTGCCGAAAACGGCACCCCTTTCCTCGCGAAGGGCGAGATCCTGATCAAGCTTGAGCGCGAAGAGGAGGCCCTGAAGGTGCTCTCCGACATTCTCAGAAATCCGGAGTGGCGCGGCAGGCCCCAAGCTGAAGCCCACCTGCATCTAGGCGTGGCCTACTACAACATGCAAAGCTACGCTCAAGCGCATGGCTTCTTTGAAAGGCTTATGCTCGGGTTCGCCGGTTTCCGCGACGAAGTCGCATTAGCTTATTACTGGGACCTCAAAACCCTGGAATCTATGAATGAGAGCGAGAGCGTTAATCAGTTGCTCTCGGAAGTTCGCACTCGTGACGATCTGAAAGACACTAAAGGATACCGTTTAATCGAAGAAAACTATGCGCTTTAA
- a CDS encoding MotA/TolQ/ExbB proton channel family protein: protein MKLKKNHIHTILISAGLLMALVLPLSAQTTGSDADSTEEMAELTEDAPPAEKSLLDMIKAGGWAMWPLGLLSVATVGLAVYNGIALRSSNFIDDEVIDSVENSINSGDFDAAREQCVNNPGPVTNTISHVIDETLRGEQVNADSVEKAFEAASTKELTGPYVIVNYLSIIAAIAPMLGLLGTVSGMVKAFNAIAAQGMGKPDILADNISEALITTATGMSIGIPAMFFFFFFKNKYGKIVSEITLILGRFYGDIVRSRKS from the coding sequence ATGAAGCTGAAAAAAAATCACATCCATACCATTCTCATCAGCGCAGGATTATTGATGGCACTCGTTCTGCCATTGTCTGCTCAAACAACAGGTAGTGACGCGGATTCCACTGAGGAAATGGCGGAACTCACCGAGGACGCGCCTCCCGCTGAAAAATCTCTGCTCGACATGATCAAAGCTGGTGGTTGGGCTATGTGGCCACTCGGGCTGCTTTCCGTCGCGACAGTCGGCCTTGCCGTTTATAACGGGATCGCCCTGCGGAGTAGTAATTTTATCGACGATGAAGTGATCGACTCCGTCGAGAACAGCATCAATTCCGGCGATTTCGATGCCGCACGTGAACAGTGCGTCAATAACCCCGGCCCGGTGACCAACACAATTAGTCACGTCATCGACGAAACTCTCCGGGGCGAGCAAGTGAATGCCGATTCCGTGGAAAAAGCCTTTGAAGCAGCGTCCACCAAAGAACTGACCGGCCCATACGTCATTGTAAACTACCTGTCCATCATTGCGGCGATTGCACCTATGCTCGGTCTACTCGGTACGGTTAGCGGCATGGTTAAAGCCTTCAACGCGATCGCGGCACAGGGCATGGGTAAGCCTGACATTCTTGCCGATAATATTTCGGAGGCGCTCATCACCACCGCGACCGGTATGTCCATCGGCATTCCCGCCATGTTCTTCTTTTTCTTCTTCAAGAACAAATATGGTAAGATTGTTTCTGAGATTACTTTGATTCTCGGCCGCTTCTACGGCGACATTGTTCGCTCCAGAAAGAGCTAA
- a CDS encoding ExbD/TolR family protein yields the protein MKIWRPDTEDETIDLTPMIDVVFLLIVFFMTVANMVTAEKKEVDMPVAIHSVIPEEFGGRNTVTVMRDGSLYAGVYPTDLDGLEEILKRERENDPELKVYIRADSYTEHQFVYDVMETCAGVGIYNVIFAAYQSDK from the coding sequence ATGAAGATTTGGAGACCAGACACCGAAGATGAGACGATCGATCTCACCCCGATGATCGACGTCGTCTTCCTGCTGATCGTCTTCTTTATGACGGTTGCCAATATGGTAACTGCGGAGAAGAAGGAGGTCGATATGCCGGTGGCGATCCACTCCGTCATCCCGGAGGAATTCGGTGGCCGTAACACGGTAACGGTAATGCGTGATGGCAGTCTCTATGCCGGCGTCTACCCCACTGATCTCGATGGCCTGGAAGAAATCCTGAAAAGAGAACGGGAAAATGATCCGGAATTGAAGGTCTACATCCGTGCCGACAGTTACACGGAGCACCAATTCGTATACGACGTAATGGAGACTTGTGCGGGCGTTGGCATTTATAATGTCATCTTCGCAGCCTACCAGTCTGATAAGTAA
- a CDS encoding ExbD/TolR family protein produces MQTQDILGSGEKADLTPMIDVVFLLLIFFMVTTSLIKEEADLGIQLPTNVPGEPSDELPSKHIIDVLPDGSVHLNGGQIASGTSENIVLNGLITTLKRLKASSDNMGVKTIVVIQADPVSPHYKAIQVLDACAAADIQFVSFAN; encoded by the coding sequence ATGCAGACTCAAGACATTTTAGGGAGTGGCGAAAAAGCCGACCTGACGCCGATGATCGACGTGGTGTTCCTACTTCTGATTTTCTTCATGGTCACCACAAGCTTGATCAAGGAAGAGGCGGACCTGGGTATTCAGTTGCCGACGAACGTACCCGGTGAGCCTTCCGATGAGTTGCCCAGTAAGCATATTATTGACGTCTTACCTGACGGCAGTGTTCACCTTAATGGCGGGCAAATCGCCAGTGGCACTTCTGAAAATATCGTCCTGAATGGCTTAATCACCACGCTGAAACGCTTGAAGGCGTCCTCGGACAACATGGGGGTTAAGACGATCGTGGTGATACAAGCCGACCCAGTTTCGCCGCACTATAAAGCAATACAGGTTTTGGATGCCTGCGCTGCTGCGGACATTCAGTTCGTTTCCTTTGCAAACTAG
- the lgt gene encoding prolipoprotein diacylglyceryl transferase: protein MASSYWVHDLSPFLIRFPDNPLGIDGIRYYGLAYLAGFIGAWFMLRVYDQRGKFAINADARATLITAVIVGVLAGGRLGYMLMYDLDAFIRNPLLLFRVDQGGMASHGGFVGVTLALYWFARRQKYPLLKLGDAIASLAPLGLMFGRIANFINGELWGKISTVPWAVIFPGSPTSYHPDLGGYYPDPRHPSQLYQAALEGTFLLIYLQWRFWKTRTPAGQIGGEFLLGYGLVRILGEIFREPDASLILGISRGQFYSIFLILAGAFVIILARRNQRKQNTGT, encoded by the coding sequence ATGGCCAGCTCCTATTGGGTGCATGATTTAAGCCCTTTCCTGATTCGCTTTCCGGACAACCCGCTGGGAATCGATGGGATTCGATATTACGGGCTGGCTTACCTGGCGGGCTTTATCGGTGCCTGGTTCATGCTCCGCGTTTACGATCAACGTGGAAAATTTGCGATCAACGCCGATGCGCGGGCGACTCTGATAACTGCCGTCATTGTCGGGGTACTGGCGGGCGGCCGCCTCGGCTACATGCTTATGTATGATCTGGATGCCTTTATCCGCAATCCCCTACTCCTCTTCCGTGTCGACCAGGGAGGTATGGCCAGCCACGGTGGTTTTGTTGGCGTCACCCTCGCACTCTATTGGTTCGCCCGCAGGCAGAAATACCCGCTTTTAAAGCTGGGCGATGCCATTGCATCACTTGCCCCTCTGGGCCTTATGTTCGGGCGTATTGCGAATTTTATAAATGGTGAGCTGTGGGGCAAAATCAGCACGGTGCCGTGGGCCGTCATTTTTCCCGGAAGCCCGACGAGTTACCACCCCGATCTTGGCGGATACTATCCCGACCCGCGCCACCCCTCACAATTGTATCAAGCCGCTCTGGAGGGCACTTTCCTTCTGATTTATCTGCAATGGCGCTTCTGGAAGACCCGTACTCCGGCAGGTCAAATCGGCGGGGAATTTCTGCTGGGTTACGGTTTGGTCCGTATACTCGGGGAGATCTTCCGCGAGCCGGACGCCAGCCTGATCCTCGGAATCAGCCGCGGCCAGTTCTACTCAATTTTCCTGATTCTAGCCGGAGCGTTCGTGATCATCCTGGCCCGAAGGAATCAACGAAAACAGAATACCGGCACATGA
- a CDS encoding universal stress protein — protein MNKILVCTDGSQYSQVACQYAAWLAKMENASITALYVTDLRLFEVPAVADLSGSMGIQPFEGMVAQLQEVEKVKAKFVDEQATSIFQEEGLADQAEFKHETGLLVDVVKDMADSYDLIVLGKRGENANFASEHLGSMLERVVRAVDKPCFVNNREFSEIKQIAIAYDGSESCQKAIEYFVAQQSFHKMHFHVLSSVEGHDEDLASQRLTEVESRFKAVGIDATYQSLNGVVEAAITEYVEDNRIDLLVLGAYGHSRIRELLIGSTTTELLRRCHVPVFCFR, from the coding sequence ATGAACAAGATACTCGTTTGCACCGACGGTTCCCAGTATTCACAAGTCGCCTGTCAATATGCCGCTTGGTTGGCCAAGATGGAGAATGCTTCTATCACTGCGCTCTACGTTACCGACCTTCGTTTATTTGAAGTGCCGGCCGTAGCGGACTTAAGTGGTAGTATGGGGATACAGCCCTTCGAGGGCATGGTCGCTCAGCTGCAGGAAGTGGAAAAAGTGAAGGCGAAGTTTGTCGATGAACAAGCCACTTCTATTTTTCAGGAGGAGGGTCTTGCCGATCAAGCCGAATTCAAACACGAAACCGGTCTCTTGGTGGATGTCGTCAAGGACATGGCCGATAGCTATGACTTGATCGTTCTGGGGAAGCGTGGCGAAAATGCCAACTTCGCCTCCGAGCACCTTGGGTCGATGTTGGAGCGCGTGGTGCGGGCAGTGGATAAACCTTGCTTCGTCAACAACCGGGAATTTTCCGAGATCAAACAGATCGCGATTGCATACGACGGCAGTGAGAGTTGCCAAAAAGCCATCGAATACTTTGTCGCTCAACAGAGCTTCCATAAGATGCACTTTCACGTTCTCAGCTCGGTCGAGGGGCACGATGAAGACCTTGCTTCACAGCGGCTGACCGAAGTCGAAAGCCGATTTAAGGCTGTCGGTATTGACGCGACTTACCAGAGCCTAAACGGAGTCGTGGAAGCGGCCATTACGGAATATGTGGAGGACAACCGGATCGATCTGCTGGTTTTGGGTGCCTACGGCCACAGCCGGATACGTGAACTACTTATCGGCAGTACGACGACCGAGCTACTCAGGCGATGTCATGTGCCGGTATTCTGTTTTCGTTGA